The genomic window ACGGTCGGCCCCTGTATGCCGTCAACCACGTCCGACTGCACTGTAACAGCCCACTCACGCCCCTCCCTCCAGACCACGCCCGGCTCCCATACCAGTTTAATACGCGCCAATTGCGACAGGGGCACCGATTTACCGCTGGCAGTTGGGATATTTGCACCACCCAAGGCCGACACAGTAGAACGCTCATCCACCGGCTGACGCACCACGATATCGATGAGTTTATTTCCATCTCTAAATTGTCCGACGGTGCTGCCAGTCAAAATCGTATTCGCCGCACGCATCACACTTTGCGATGTAACACCTAGTGCGCGCAATTTATCCTGGTCCATGTCGATGCGTATCACCTTGACCGACTCATTCCAGTTGTCGTTGACACCGATCGCATTTGGATTGGCACGCATGACATCTTTCACTCTATCAGCGATTTCGCGCACTTTCTCCACCTCCAAACCGGTCACCCGAAACTGAACCGGGTAAGGAACAGGCGGACCGTTTGGCAATAATTTAACGCGACCTCTGACCTCAGGAAAATCAGTTTTAAAAGCCTGCGTAATCTTTAAACGCAAAGCCTCCCTGGCCTTCAAGTCTTTAGGCAACACCACAATCTGCGATACATTCGTTTGTGGAAAAATTTGATCCAGTGGCAGATAGAATCTTGGACTCCCAGTCCCCACGTAACTCGTAATACTCTCAACACCATCCTGCTTTTGTATAAATGCCTCAAACTTTTTCGCCTGAGCTTCGCTGGCGGCGAAGGCTGAGCCCTCGGGCAACCAAAGTTCCACCATTAATTCGGGACGACTCGAATCCGGAAAAAACTGCTGCTCTATGAATTTAAAACCAAACACGCCCAGACCAAAGATCATCAGAGTGATCGCTATCGTCGTCTTACGCCATTCGACACACCAGTTCACTATGGCGCGAAAGCGATTGTAAAAAGGTGTATCAAATAACTCGTGATGACCATCTGCTGCGGCCGAAGGCTTTACTTTCAACAGCAAATAACCAAGATAAGGCGTAAACAAGACAGCAACCAACCAAGAAATAATCAAGGCAAGGGTATTGACAGAAAACATAGAAAAAGTGTATTCGCCCGCTGAGGATTTCGCCAAGCCTATCGGCAAAAAGCCAGCGGCGGTAATCAAGGTGCCCGTCAACATAGGCATGGCAGTTGAGGTATAGGCATAAGTGGCCGCATCGAAGCGAGAAAAGCCCTCCTCCATCTTACGCACCATCATTTCGACCGCGATGATGGCATCATCCACCAACAAGCCCAAAGCAATAATCAGCGCACCGAGAGAAATTTTATGCAGGTCGATATCCAAAAAGCGCATGCATAGAAAAGTTACCGCCAACACCAGAGGAATGGTTAAACCCACCACCAAACCCGGTCGCACATCCAAACGAAACGGCTTGGTATGCAAACCCAAAGCCAGAAAACTAACTGCGAGTACGATCACCACCGCCTCGATCAGGGTATTGACAAACTCACCGACCGAAGACGCCACCATTTTTGGCTGATCAGAGACGCGCTCTATCTGTATTCCGACTGGCAATTTCGCTTTCAAGGCAGCCATGGAAACCTGTAAATTTTTACCAAGGTCGATGATATTCCCGCCCTTCTCCATAGAGATGCCCAGGCCTATGACCTCCTTACCATTGAAGCGCATCTTGTCTTGCGGCGGATTCTTATATTCACGCTTAATCGTCGCAAAGTCACCTAGACGAAAGCTGGTTCCATTGGCGCGTAGTTGCAAATTCTCCAGATCTTTCACGCCCATCAGCGCACCTGAAACACGCACCTGCAAATTATCGGTTGCGGTAGTCAAAACGCCTGTGGCTTCTACCGTATTCTGCGAATTGATTTGAGCTACGATGGTCTCAAAGGAAACACCCAGCTGTGAGAATTTTTTCTGCGAAAATTCTATATTGATTTTTTCATCCTGCACGCCAAACAACTCGACCTTAGAGACCGAAGGTATGCGCAAGAATTCTTGCCGCACAAAATCCGCATACTCCTTAACTTGCTCATAACTAAAACCATCGCCAGACAAGGCGAATATCGAACCATAAGTATCACCGAACTCATCATTGAAAAATGGCCCCTGCACGCCAGGCGGCAAAGTAGGACGGATGTCACCAATTTTTTTGCGAGTCTGATACCAGGATTGCGTCGTATCTTTTGGCGAGGTAGATTCACGCACCTGCAGAATAATCAAGGTTTCACCCGGCTTAGAATAGCTGCGAATCTTGTCTATATTCGGTACTTCTTGTAACTTTTTTTCTAGCTTATCAGTAACTTGCTCGGCCATTTGTAAAGCAGTTGCGCCCGGCCAAACTGCTCGCACCACCATCGCCCGAAAAGTAAATGGAGGATCTTCATCCTGCCCCAATTTCGCATAACTAAAAATCCCACCAAGCAATAAAGCGACAATCAAGTAACGCGTCAGCGGAATATGTTCAAGTGCCCAGCGCGACAGATTAAACCCACGAGATGAGTCGCTCATTTAGCCACCTCAGCGCCAGCACCGCCACTGGCAAGCTTATTTGATGCGCTAGGTGTCGCGGCTGTTTGCACAGCCTCAACTCCCAACACGCTTACCTTTTGCCCTGGCTTGAGCAAATTAACACCGGCGGTAACCACGGTTTGCCCTATCGCCACGCCCGATGCCAATAAAATATCAGCGCCAGAGGAATCCGCCAACTGAACCGGCACCAATTTCACAGCACCACCTTCCACGATCCAAACCGACGTCATGTTTTTATCCTGAAACAAGGCTGTCATTGGTAACTTAATCATTGCGCGGGGGTTTTTAGTTGCAAACGTCACCGCTGCAGTCATACCCAACTTGACATCCTTAGCATCCGCAGGCAAAGCCAATTTGGCGGTATAAGTACGCGTCACAGGATCTGCGATCGGTGACAGCTCACGCATTTTCGCTAAAATCACTTCATTTGGATTGGCCCAAAGCCGAACCCGGATGTCTTTAATTTGCCTAATCGTGTTCACTTTATCTTCTGGGATGCCAATGACGACATCCATTTCACCCGCCTGCGCGATGCGCAATACGGGCACACCTGCCGCCACGACTTGTCCAGCCTCGGCATCCACCGCAGTCACGACGCCATCCACATCAGCCACTAAAGTGGCATAGCCGGCTTGATTAGACTGATTCTTAAAAGCAGCTAAAGCCTGCTCGTAATTTGCCTGTGCCGCTTTATAAGTACCGTCCTTCGCATCGAGCACAGCTGCGCCGACAAAATTTTTCTCTCTTAAATCTTGATAGCGCTTCAATTCCGTTCTTGCCAAGTCACGACTACTTTCTGCCGCACTCAAGCCAGCCTTGGCTTGCGCCTGTGCCAAACCGAGATCCTGAGGGTCTAACTGCATCAGCACCTGGCCACGTTTCACTTCACTACCCAGATCAACTTTGCGCGCAATAATCTTCCCACCTACCCGAAAACCAAGTTTTGATTCTATGCGCGGGCGCACCTCGCCGGAGAACTCGGCTGCAATCTCGGCATTATCTGCGGCGACCTTCATCGCTCTCACTGGACGAATATCCTCAGTTTTTTCGACTGGCTTGGAACAAGCAACCAGCAATAACAAGCTAGCCAGACTTAAAGTGGCTGAGCCGCGTAGTAAGCCCTGAAGATAGAGCGGCTCTGGCTTGCGCTTATGAGACCAGACTGTTAGTGATGTGAGCACGAGAGTTTTCCTTTACTATTCCGGATTTAACGCATCTTATTAAACACTTAATCTGCGACAATCAGTGGTTAAATAAACATTGCGATAAAACCGAGACTAATTATTGATGGGATGAGCTGTACTTCCACCAGCCGGCTAAATTTTTTCTAGAATCAAATTACTGACTCAGTGGTTAGTAATTATAAGGGCGAGTTCTTTTTTCCTCAATGACTTTTGAGTCATTTACTTATTTATTCCAAACATGTCCGTAGAACATTACGAAAATTTCCCCGTAGCATCACTTTTAATGCCTGCTCATTTAAGACCGGCAGTTGCTGGAATTTACGCCTTCGCCAGAACTGCAGACGACATTGCCGATGAAGGGGACGCCAGCGCCCCACAACGTTTATTAGCACTTGAACAATATGACAATTCCCTGAGAAACATAGGGTGCGGAGCATATAACGACCTCCCGTTATTTAAAAATTTAGCTGCCATCATTGAGCAACATCATTTGCCATTAGCGCCATTTCACGACCTAATTTCGGCATTCAAGCAAGATGTGGTGAAAACCCGCTATCAAAATTTTGACGAGCTACTCGATTATTGCAGTCGCTCCGCCAACCCCGTGGGGCGCATCATGCTCGCCCTGTATGGCACTACCGACCCAGAAAGTTTGCGCGATTCAGACGCCATCTGTGCAGCCTTACAGCTAATTAATTTTTGGCAAGACATAGCCATCGATTGGGAAAAACAGCGGGTGTATGTGCCACGAGAAGACTTGTTGCGTTTTGGCATAAGCGAGCAACAAATCGCCGACGCCAAACTCGATCATGCCTGGACTAGCTTAATGCGCTTTCAAACAGAGCGAGCACGCAACATGCTCATCACAGGTAGCCCACTCTGCAAGCGCCTGCCAGGCCGCATAGGCTGGGAATTGCGTTTAGTGGTGCAAGGGGGATTACGCATCCTAGAGCGGCTCGATCAAGTCGACGGTGATATTTTCAAAAAACGGCCGCGATTAGGGAAAATAGATTGGCTATTGCTGTTCGTACGAGCGCTCAAAATGTGAGTAATTAGTATCATTAGCCACTCATTGCTTATTATTAATTATTGGGACTGCGTCTAATCAAATCCCAAATAAAACTAGCGTTCTAGTCAGTCACCGCATGGGCAATCATTTATACGATTTAGTTTAGATTAAAAATCACATTGCTTTATCCGGCTCGCAAGACTTACTATTCTTGATAGATAACATCTACAAACTTAAAGGTAAATTTCGTGCGAACTTGTATATTCTATATTGCACTACTAATATGCAGCTTGTCGCTAAACGGCTGCACGGTGATCGCGATTGCTGGCGTCGCTGCATCGACCACGGTTTCGCTAGGTACGGCGGTGGTCGGCACTGCGTACGACGTTACCAAGGCTGGGGTGGGTGCAGTCACCAGCAGCAGTAAATAAATACGAGATTTATACCAACAAACTCAGACACCCTATGCCGACCGTCCAGCAAATTGCCGAACATCGCAAAGCCCAGAATGCCGCCAAGTCTGTACTCGACAGACTGCCGGAGCTGATTACTGCGCGCGATACCGAGCAAAGCATAGCGACCAAGGCGCACGAGATGCTCAGAGAGTTGGGCTACCCCGATACCTGGTATTACCATTGTCCAGCGCTGGTACTACTCGGTTCGCGCAGTTGCCTTTCGGTATCAGGCAAAGCCTATCAAGCCAGCGACGAAGCAGTCGGCTTATCGAACTTAATCACCATCGATCTTAGCCCTACACATGAACAATATTGGGGAGATTGCGCCCGCTCGTTTCCGGTTGAACATGGCAGAGTTGCGGTGCGCCCCGAAAATATAGAATTTAAAAACGGTATGCGCTTCTTAGAGCAACTCCATCAAAAGATGTTGCGCCTAGTTCATCCAGAGACTAGTTTTGGGCAACTGTTTGAATGGAGCAATGTCTGCATACGTGAAAGTGGCTTCGTTAATCTCGACTACAGAAGTAATGTCGGACACAGCATAGCAGTGCGTAAAGAGGATCGCCAGTTTATCGAGGCAAACAACCAGGTTAAATTAGGCGATATCCCCTTCTTCAGCTTCGAGCCCTTTGTCAGACTCAAAGGCGGCAACTGGGGTTTTAAGCATGAAGATGTGTTTTTCTTCAATCAAGCTGGAATGCTGGAAATGCTCTAAACCATAGGAAATCTAAAATTCCAGACGAAAAAAGAGGCTAAGCAGCGTGTGCTTAGCCTCTTTTTTTATCCTAACTAATTTTGCTTTAGATTTTGCTTTAAATGCAATTCACTGCAATAGTCGAGGCAGGATTAGTCGCCGAATTTGGAGCATTAGCAGTTCCACTACCGTTAGTGACGGTACAAACCTGCCCCACCGGTTGGGTGCTAACCTTCACATCATAGGAAGTGCCGCTGAGCACGCTATCGTTAAACACATAGGGCGTGGCAGCGGTAGTGGCGGCAAACATACTTTGATTGTAAGTGCTCGCAACACCATTGAGAGTCGCGCTATTGGTCAGGGTCAAGAATAAGCCCGCTTTTAAACCAGTCACTGTGCCTCCGACCGTCACCGCAGCCACACAGTTGACCGCAAATTTAGGCATACCTGCGATATTCGTATTATCGGCCGTGCCCTCACCATTTTGCACGGTACACACTTGCGCCGCCGGCTGAGCTGCCACCGAGATGGAATACTTCAATCCACTCACCATGTAAATTGGCAATGCAAACGTGGTCGCATCGGCTAAATAACTACCTTGCGAGACTGCCGTGGTATTCCCATCGATCACAGCAGCGTTCTTGCTTGCCAAGCTTAAGCGGGTAGTCGCCACCAAGCCAGTGATCGTGCCGGAAATGGGTACATTGGGCACGCAATTGACCACAATATTCGTGACCGGTGTATCACCCGTCATTTGACCAGTGCCATTGGAAACGGTGCAATTATCGGTATTTGGTTGCGATCCTACGGTAATCGCATAGGCGGCATTGCTGGCAACTTTAAAACTGAATGGACCATCCGCAAGCAGTCTTGAGGTGTAATTCCCTTCATTTTTGAGCACTAGCAGGCTACCGCTAGTGAGGCCTTTCACGTTACCACCTACCGTGGTGTACACAAAACCACCGCAAGCGGCCAGACTCAAGACTGCGCCCATGCCGATCAGCAGGGCCTTATTTTTTGTGAGATTTTTTACTGTAACCAAGATAAATTCTGCCTTTAAAATAGACTGTGGCAACTATCACTAGACCAACCGAAAGTGATAGATCGCCTTAAAAACTAATAGCTGCCAACATCATGCGGGATATTCAGAGGAATATTCATCAACACGCAAATGCCACCAAGCTTAAATAGTCACATCAAATACTGAGGTGTCGGTATTGTACAGCAAGCACTTAGCCTATCCCTAGTGCCAACATCTTGTGAAGATCGACTCTACTTTGCGTACAGACGCACTGCGCATGCGCGACTTCGGTTAACATACTGGATTATCGCTACCGAGTTCAGGTAGTCAACCGCCTTCGCCATTTTAGCCAGCATGTCACCAGACGAATATTGCCAACAAAAAGCTGCCCAGAGCGGCTCCAGTTTTTATTACAGTTTTTTATTCTTGCCTGTTGAAAGACGGCGCGCCATCACTGCCCTGTATGCCTTCTGCAGAGAAGTCGATGATGTCGTCGACGATAGCATCGACGATGCGGTGGCGCGTAGCAAGCTTAGCTGGTGGCGCAAAGAAATCAAAGCCATGCTAGCCGATCAGCCCACCCATCCGGTAACCAAGGCGCTGTTGCCGCACATGAGCGCCTACGCGCTCGATGGTGCGCACCTGCTGGCAATCATCGACGGTATGGAAATGGATCTGAATCAAAACCGCTATCTCGACTTCATCGCCCTGCAGAAATATTGCTGGCATGTGGCGGGCGTGGTCGGGATACTTTCTGCGAGTATTTTCGGCATCAAAAATGCGCGCACTAAAGAATTTGCCGAGAAACTAGGTCTGGCATTGCAGATGACCAATATCATTCGCGATGTCGGCGAGGATGCACGTAAAGGCCGCATCTATCTGCCGGTCAATGAGCTGCAGCAATTTAATGTACCGGCCAATGACATCCTGAACCAGCGCCACAGCAAAGAATTTGAAGCACTGATGCAGTTTCAGTATGCGCGCGCCCAAAGCCTGTACGACGAGGCGCTACTCGCCTTGCCGCCAGAAGACCGCAAAGCCCAGCGCACCGGTCTGATCATGGCAGCCATCTACCGCGCCCTATTGGTCGAAATTGAGCACGATGGTTTTCACGTACTAAATCAACGCATTTCACTGACACCCCTGCGCAAGCTATGGCTGGCCTGGAAGACCTACGTTCGTGGCTAAGCAGACGCAAGGCAAAAAGATCGCCGTGATCGGTGCCGGTTGGGCCGGTTGCAGCGCCGCCACGCGCCTCAGCGAACTCGGTCATCAGGTGACCCTGATAGAAGCGGCACGCACTCTGGGCGGGCGCGCCAGGCGCGTAGAGCTGCACGATCACGCGCTGGATAACGGCCAGCACATCTTACTCGGCGCCTACAGCGCGACGCTTGCGCTGATGAAGACGCTGGGCATAGACCGCACCAGCGCCTTACTAACACTGCCTTTGCAAATGTGCTACCCAGGCACAGAGAGCGGCATGCATTTTGTCGCACCCAAACTACCAGCACCGCTGCATTTGCTGATTGCCTTACTCAAAGCCAAGGGACTGAGCCGGGCAGATAAATTATCGCTGGCCAGATTCTCGACCACGGCGCGCTGGATGGACTGGCAACTCCATCAAGACTGCAGCGTCAGCGAACTATTGCAACGCTTCGATCAAACTGAAAAACTCTGCCGCCTGATGTGGATACCACTGTGCATCGCGGCCTTAAATACCCCGCCAGAACGGGCTTCGGCGCAAATATTTTTAAACGTTTTACGTGATAGCCTGGGCGCAAAACGCGCCACTTCCGACATGCTGATTCCACGCCTGGATTTATCGCGCTTGCTGCCAGAGGCTGCAGCCAGACAGATACAGCAAAACGGCGGTAAAGTCTTGCTAGGCAATGCCGTCAAAAGTTTGACGCTAAACACCGATCAGCGCTGGCAATGTGAGGACAGCCACAGCGATCCTGCATTGGCACAGAACTGGGATGGCATCATCGTCGCCACCGATGCCGAGCATGCAAAACGCTTGCTCGCCACTATCGACAATAAAGAGTTAGCAGCACCCAGCATCAGCACCACCTTCAGCTACGAGCCGATTACCACCTGCTATCTGCAATACCAGAGCAGCCTGCAATTGCCACGCGCCTTTTATGCCTTGGAAGACCAGCCAGAACGCCAGCACTGGGGCCAATTTGTATTCGACCGCGGCCAGCTACACGCAAGCCAGCAAGGCCTATTAGCAGTGGTAGTCAGTGCCTCGGGCGCCGCGATAGAACACAGCCACGCTGAGCTGGCCACCGCCATTGCCAAGCAACTGGCAGCCAATTTTCAACGCCCCGATTTGGCGACCCCGCTCTGGCATAAAGTCATCTCCGAAAAGCGCGCCACCTACTCCTGCACCCCTGGACTCGTCAGACCAGAGAATAAAACCAGTATCAGCAGCTTATTCATCGCGGGCGACTACACCGCCGGCGACTACCCCGCCACCTTAGAAGCCGCAGTACGCAGCGGCCAGCAAGCCGCCAGCCAATTGCATCAGCAATTGCAAGCGTAAAACGGCGGGTTTAAAAACCCACCGCCCGTACCCGCGTCAGCCCGCAAAATATAGTCAAAAAAAACAAACCTAGTATGCCGCCAAGGCGTATATCCCATGCGGGCTGCAGGCCTATGTGCTTGAAGAAGCGCATGGAATATGCGCGTTGGCAGGGCTAGCTTTTGAATTTATTCGACACAACTGCCAGCCCCCAGCACCAACAAAAGTCCGCGCGCACGAGTAGCACGAGTAGCGCAAAGTGGCCGTGTCGATACCGTCTGGACTGGCGACACCCACTCTTAGCCTAGGTCGACACAATTAAGAAAATACAGGGAGTATTTTTAAGAACCCGCATACGGTATGCGCGAATCACCATGAATTTGCTGGTACTGGCAGGAGTATGGTTGACCAGCGCAAGCCAGAATCTAGCAAAAGGAGGTCGCGGTGCTGAGGGGTTTGGGTTGGGGATTTAACGCAACGATGAGGTGAGCCGCATAACACCGCTCACGCGAAGAATAAACAGTATCACGACCCCACCCCCGAACCTTAAGTTAGGCTGGGGCGAGAAGACAATAAATTGCACTTGCAGTTTGAACCCGGAGTGTGCATTAGTTTTCTCACCTAATTTTTTCGAACTGATCCAGCGCTACTTGCAAATTATTCGGTTTGTTCAGTTCGAGAGCAAGGTTCTCGGCGGCCTCTATGTCTTGCGTCGGCATGGACTTCCCAATAAGGGCGCGAAGGTCTTTGGCTTTGCTATCCTCGGACGGATCCCCGGCAATTGACATACCCCATAGAGCGTAGGCAACAATATCGCTATGTACTACTCCTCGTCCCATGGAGTATTGCAATCCAAGGTGGTAAAGGGCGAATGAATTGCCTAGTTCAGCTGCCAATCGGTTTAGGCGAAGTGCTTCCTCATTGCTTTGGTCTACGCCTTGGCCGATGAAGTGCATCCTTGCAAGGTTAGTCAGGGCATTGTCATCACCTTGATCGGCGGCAAGACGGAACAGTGCAGCAGCCTCTTTGTAGTCTTGTACTACGCCTTCGCCACTTTCATACAACCGCCCAAGACTATCCTGAGCTAGCGCATTGCCCTTGTCTGCTGCCTGACGGTAAAGACGAGCTGCTTCCCCGTGATCCTGCGCTACACCTAAGCCTCGCTCATACATGGCACCGAGGTAGGCTTGGGCGTCGCTATTGCCTTGAGCTACGGCCAAGCTGAATTGGCGGGCAGCTTCGTTGGCATCCATAGATATACCTCTGCCACTTGCGTACATTACACCGAGGTTTTTGTGGGCTTCAGCATGGCCTTGGTTGGCGGCGAGACTGAAGAATCGAGCGGCCTCCTTATAGTCTTCTATAACTCCATGGCCATTTTCGTACATTGCACCTAGGCTGGTCTGCGCGAAGGCATTGCCTTGATTTGCGGCCAGGCGGTAAAGCCGAACTGCTTCTTTGTAGTCCTGAGGTACGCCATGCCCATTGGCATATATCACAGCAAGGCCGGTCTGCGCATCCACATAACCTCGATTTGCAAGTGCTTGCCACTCCTGTATTGCTGTGGCGAAGTCGCCTATCTTGGTTGCTTCCAGACCTTTGGCAAAATCTGCATTTGCTTTGATTTCGTTGCCTGAAATACTTCGGTCTTCAAGGCGCCAGTAGACGATTGGCACGAAGACAGAAAACGGCAGCAGCAAAAGCAGAAGCAGCCACAAAGTTGACCGCCCTTTCGACCGTAGGTAAAGAGCGCATGCAGACAAGAGCATCAAAGTACTACACAAGATAGCCCATACAATGCTTCTTCTTTGTCCGTGCTTTGCAAATGCCACTACGACAGCCAGGAGTGGTAACGACAAGAGCCACAACCCGGCGACAAATTTAGCTTTATTTCGATATTTCTCGATCACGAAACTCTCTCTTTTGTATGTACAACAGTGTGCGTATTAGAAAAACCTAACGCAAAAGTGATGTGCGCCGCGAGTCGCAGCTAACACGAAGAACGAACAATTTCACGGCGTCACAATCGACTGTCATGTTATGCCTTTACTTTTGATAACCAGTCTTGAAACCACTCAACAGGAAGACACTCATCCTCAAATGAACGAGCGCGCAATTCTTCTATTTGATAAGTGTTTGCGAGATATAAATCCCATTGGGTTTCAACGTCAGTAAGGATCGGGAGTAAACGCTCAATCTCGGGCGATGCGTCAACATCAATGTACTGACACCAGAATCGATCGCACCACATCGCAATTTGTTTATGAGAGTGCGGAGACTGTTCAGGTTGAGCGCCCCACTCAAGCACCTGAACCACGGCTGCAAGTGTGAATGGCAACATGACTGGGCTAATGCTCGGACTCGATGACAGCGGAGAATTCATAAGACAAGGTTAATTTTCATTTTGCAATATTAACCGAGCGTGTTAAAAAAGACAATTTGTTTCAGGTGCCTTGAAACCCGCGTGGATATTGACTAGTTTGGTTATACTGACTATTTATACAGTTGAACAGAATCGACAAAAACATCACTTTAAAGCCGCAAGGTGCGATCGTAGCTTTGCATGAAATTTATAAGCATCCCTGCCACCGCGCATATTCCATGCGCCTCTCCAACAACATAGGCTGGAGACCCGCATGGAATATGCGCGTTGGCGGGGGCTTGAAATTAATTACAACGCGATTGCGGCCGACCTGGCTCGCTGTGCGATTTGTAGCCGCCCTCGGTACACAGGCGCAAGTTGTTTGCGTCTTCGCATGCGCGCTCTAGCCAACTGCCTGAGGCAGCGAGTATGACTATGGTTAGACGTCAGTTGTTGTCTATGGATGGCTGGCGTATCAGCAAATGCATGGGCGCAAAAAAATCCTGCATGACTTGGTTGCTGATGAAGCTTAAATTATACGGATGCTCGGAACAGATACTGGCCAATTCGGCACTGGCTGGAATGTGCTTAATCTGCTCGGCAATCTTCCCCCACAACACCAGCAGTATTTTTTTGCCTTGCTCATTTTTTTGCCGCTGATCTAAAGCAGCAAACACGGCTTGCAAAAATACCCGCCAGGCCAGTGCATCTTTGGCTGGTGCCACCTCAGGTCTAAAGACTAAACTGGCATTGAGTAATAAAAATCCTTGCTTGCCTAAATTATCCTGCAACTCTGTCAGGTCTTGGATGAGATCGGAGCCCGGCAAGCGCGCCGCAGCAGCCACCGCTGCCATCGCGACTACGGTGGTATTGCCGGCATCGAGACGGGCATCGGCGACCAATAACATTTTGATGAAATTTCTCAAGGAAGTAGCGCGATTGACTTTTTTTGAGAGGCCCGCTTGCGCATCCTGAGACCAGAGTTCGCGCACGGCACCGTCCATAAAACAAACGCCAGTAGCACTCTCAGCGCGTGGATACGGCCCCTCGCCGACCAAGACATAATTGACGCTCGTGAGAGGCAAAGCGAAGGCGGCAAACAGGCGCCCCGAGTCGGGCAAAAAAGCGCCCTCTTGCAAGCTATCGAGATACCCGGGGCTAGTCTCTTGCATCGCATTTAAGCCCTGGACTAAAGCCGGCAACCAGGATGGATGTACTCGTGTTAGGGCGTGCTGGATCAAGGCAGGAAATTGTTTAGCAGCTTTGGCAGTGCTCA from Undibacterium parvum includes these protein-coding regions:
- a CDS encoding SEL1-like repeat protein, coding for MIEKYRNKAKFVAGLWLLSLPLLAVVVAFAKHGQRRSIVWAILCSTLMLLSACALYLRSKGRSTLWLLLLLLLPFSVFVPIVYWRLEDRSISGNEIKANADFAKGLEATKIGDFATAIQEWQALANRGYVDAQTGLAVIYANGHGVPQDYKEAVRLYRLAANQGNAFAQTSLGAMYENGHGVIEDYKEAARFFSLAANQGHAEAHKNLGVMYASGRGISMDANEAARQFSLAVAQGNSDAQAYLGAMYERGLGVAQDHGEAARLYRQAADKGNALAQDSLGRLYESGEGVVQDYKEAAALFRLAADQGDDNALTNLARMHFIGQGVDQSNEEALRLNRLAAELGNSFALYHLGLQYSMGRGVVHSDIVAYALWGMSIAGDPSEDSKAKDLRALIGKSMPTQDIEAAENLALELNKPNNLQVALDQFEKIR
- a CDS encoding uracil-DNA glycosylase family protein, with the protein product MSTAKAAKQFPALIQHALTRVHPSWLPALVQGLNAMQETSPGYLDSLQEGAFLPDSGRLFAAFALPLTSVNYVLVGEGPYPRAESATGVCFMDGAVRELWSQDAQAGLSKKVNRATSLRNFIKMLLVADARLDAGNTTVVAMAAVAAAARLPGSDLIQDLTELQDNLGKQGFLLLNASLVFRPEVAPAKDALAWRVFLQAVFAALDQRQKNEQGKKILLVLWGKIAEQIKHIPASAELASICSEHPYNLSFISNQVMQDFFAPMHLLIRQPSIDNN